CGCAGGGAATTTTTTCCGCACCCCTTCTGGTTCGACTGACAGTACTTAGCTAAAATGCGCCTAGGTGGGCTCGAACCACCAATAACCAGTTCCGAAGACTGGTGCCTTATCCATTAGGCAATAGGCGCGTTATACAATCTCCGCTTTATCCCCAAAAATTTCTTTTATCTTCTCAAGTTTATTTCTCTCGACGGCAAGCACATCTTTCTCAGCGGTTGAGCGCATCGGAGAGTTAAGCTGTATTTTATCCGGATTTATACGCTGGATTATCTTTTTTAATTCCTTAATATGGCCAAAATCATCGTTGACTCCTTTTACAAGCATTATCTCCAGCCAGACTTCCCCGCTAAATTCTTTTCTTAAAGCAACCAGGCCATCGATAATCTCATCTAATTTTACACCCTCATCAGGACGATCAATCTGCTTAAAAATTTGAGCGTCAACTGCATCTAAAGAAGGAACAATTAAATCCGCTTTTAAAAGCCCTTTACGCACTAAAGGATCACCTAAAAGCGTAGAATTGGTAATTACGGCAATACTAGCGCCGGTAATCGCCTTGGCCTGATCAATCAACTCTCCGATACATGTATTTAGCGTCGGTTCCCCCAGCCCGGAAAGGGTAACAAATTTTAAGTTTTTAAATTGGTCTGGATTATTCTTAATCCAGGATTTTAATTCAAGGATAATATCATCAGCCGAAGCATATTCCTTCCTCTCAAAAACTGTCTTGCCAACAGAGCCCCATTGGCAATAAATACAATCGAGATCGCATATCTTATTGGGACTCAAACTTAACCCCAGTGAGAGCCCCAACCTACGCGATTTTATTGGTCCATAGATATATTTCATTTTAAGAATAAATTTTTAAGGCGCTCTCTTAACAAGTGAGCGCCTTGAGTCATTCTGAGGAGTCCGCCATTGGTTTAAGTGTCGGACGAAGAATCTAGAAACGAGATCCTTCCCCTTCCCTTTCGCCTCGCTCAAGTTCAGGGTCAGGATGACATGATTTGGAAAAGTATAAAAGGAAATGCTAAATTATTTAACTTCAACTACGCAGTTATGCGACCCAAACGAGTTAGAAACACAAGAGTTACAACGAGGATCATTTGTCCATGTTTCATCAACGACAAATTTATATTCGTGCTTGCCGGGCTTAAGGGCTACTTTCGCTACCCAATTACCCTTGCTATCCTTCTTGGCAAGTAATTTCTTGGTATTCCATTTATTAAAACTACCGGCGAGCACAACCTTCTTAGCTACAGGTGCATATAACTTAAACTCCGTTGGTTTTGTTCCAGCTGTCCGTGCCATATTCCCTCCTTTTATTGCCTTTATTGGGGGCAGTCATTTTTATTTTCTATATGATCAAGAAAAATGACTGCCTTCAATTATATTTTCACACTATAAACAACCACTGTCAAGATTTTTTACACTGCGACAATAGAAATACCTTTTTTATCCGCAAGCCTGATACTTTCTTCTTTGTCGAGAAAAAGTGTTTTTCCTGCCTCAAAAGCAAGGCATTTGACTTTTGCCTTAATTAAATTCTTTACGGTATTTAACCCTATAACAGGAATATCAAAACGCATATCCTGCTTAGGTTTACTTACTTTAACGATTACAATTTTACCGCGTCCTATTTTACTTGAACGTCGGATTAAATTATCTGTTCCTTCAAAAGCCTCAACCGCAACTATTGCCTTACTTTTTACCGCAACCGTCTGGCCAATATCCAAACTAGCAATTGCCTTAGCCAAACTCAAACCAAAATAAATATCCTCCCAGGTATCAAGATCTGGATTAAGTTTAGTAAGAGTACCTTTTTTAGGAAGGTATTCTTCTATAAAAGTAGTAGAATCCAAAAGCGTAAGTCCGGCTGCTTCTAATTTTTGCGCCACAGCTCCAAACAACGTATCCGTCTTCTTGTCCTTAAGGCTAGCCAATATCTGCTTTA
The Candidatus Omnitrophota bacterium DNA segment above includes these coding regions:
- the lpxI gene encoding UDP-2,3-diacylglucosamine diphosphatase LpxI (LpxI, functionally equivalent to LpxH, replaces it in LPS biosynthesis in a minority of bacteria.), giving the protein MIKIGLIAGNRKFPLLFAEAAKKKGCSIVAIAIKGDTSPKLKKFVDKIYWIGLSDFQKMFDILKNEAVEGVVMAGQISPRRLFSKEINRSLELKQILASLKDKKTDTLFGAVAQKLEAAGLTLLDSTTFIEEYLPKKGTLTKLNPDLDTWEDIYFGLSLAKAIASLDIGQTVAVKSKAIVAVEAFEGTDNLIRRSSKIGRGKIVIVKVSKPKQDMRFDIPVIGLNTVKNLIKAKVKCLAFEAGKTLFLDKEESIRLADKKGISIVAV
- a CDS encoding radical SAM protein, yielding MKYIYGPIKSRRLGLSLGLSLSPNKICDLDCIYCQWGSVGKTVFERKEYASADDIILELKSWIKNNPDQFKNLKFVTLSGLGEPTLNTCIGELIDQAKAITGASIAVITNSTLLGDPLVRKGLLKADLIVPSLDAVDAQIFKQIDRPDEGVKLDEIIDGLVALRKEFSGEVWLEIMLVKGVNDDFGHIKELKKIIQRINPDKIQLNSPMRSTAEKDVLAVERNKLEKIKEIFGDKAEIV
- a CDS encoding glycogen-binding domain-containing protein translates to MARTAGTKPTEFKLYAPVAKKVVLAGSFNKWNTKKLLAKKDSKGNWVAKVALKPGKHEYKFVVDETWTNDPRCNSCVSNSFGSHNCVVEVK